Proteins from one Thalassophryne amazonica chromosome 20, fThaAma1.1, whole genome shotgun sequence genomic window:
- the ctps1a gene encoding CTP synthase 1: MSTMMKYILVTGGVISGIGKGIIASSVGTILKSCGLHVTAIKIDPYINIDAGTFSPYEHGEVFVLDDGGEVDLDLGNYERFLDIRLTRDNNLTTGKIYQSVINKERMGDYLGKTVQVVPHITDAIQEWVMKQAKVPVDDDDVEPQVCVIELGGTVGDIESMPFVEAFRQFQFKVKKENFCNIHVSLIPQPSATGEQKTKPTQNSVRELRGLGLSPDLIMCRCAAALENSVKEKISMFCHVEPQQVICVHDVSSIYRVPLLLEDQGVVGYLSRRLNMPIETRPRRMLAKWKEMSDRSDRLLEQCSIALVGKYTKFSDSYASVIKALEHSALAISHRLEVKYIDSANLEPSTLQEEPVKYHEAWQKLCSSDGILVPGGFGVRGTEGKIHAISWARKQKKPFLGVCLGMQLAVCEFARNVLGWEDANSTEFDPESKYPVVIDMPEHNPGQMGGTMRLGKRRTVFTNSSNVLRRLYGDADHVDERHRHRFEVNPELRCYFEDKGFHFVGQDVEGERMEVVELDDHPYFVGVQYHPEFTSRPIKPSPPYLGLLLAAAGKLQSYLQKGCRLSPRDAYSDDSGSSTPDSEISELKLPSITSD, encoded by the exons ATGAGCACGATGATGAAATACATCCTGGTAACTGGAGGAGTGATTTCAGGCATCGGGAAAGGGATCATTGCGAGCAGCGTGGGCACGATCCTTAAGTCATGCGGCTTGCATGTAACTGCCATCAAGATCGACCCTTATATCAACATAGATGCAGGCACATTTTCACCCTACGAGCACG GAGAGGTGTTTGTGCTGGATGACGGCGGTGAGGTGGACTTGGATCTAGGAAATTATGAACGTTTCCTAGACATTAGGTTAACCAGAGACAACAACCTGACAACCGGCAAGATCTACCAGTCAGTCATCAACAAGGAGAGGATGGGCGACTATCTGGGCAAGACTGTGCAGG TGGTCCCACACATTACAGATGCCATTCAGGAATGGGTTATGAAACAGGCCAAAGTACCTGTTGATGACGACGATGTTGAACCTCAAGTTTGTGTAATAGAG TTAGGAGGTACGGTGGGAGATATCGAGAGCATGCCTTTTGTTGAGGCCTTCAGGCAGTTCCAGTTTAAGGTGAAGAAAGAGAACTTCTGTAACATTCACGTCAGTTTAATTCCTCAG cCCAGTGCAACAGGAGAACAAAAGACAAAACCAACACAGAACAGTGTCCGAGAGCTGAGAGGACTGGGTCTGTCCCCTGATCTG ATCATGTGTCGCTGTGCAGCTGCCCTCGAGAACTCCGTCAAAGAAAAGATATCGATGTTCTGCCATGTAGAGCCTCAACAG GTCATCTGTGTGCACGATGTGTCATCCATCTATAGAGTTCCACTCCTGCTGGAGGATCAGGGCGTGGTGGGCTACCTCAGTCGACGGCTCAACATGCCCATTGAGACTCGACCCAGGAGGATGCTGGCAAAATGGAAAGAGATGTCTGACAG GTCGGACAGGCTGCTGGAACAGTGCTCCATAGCCTTGGTTGGCAAGTACACCAAGTTTTCTGACTCATACGCCTCCGTTATTAAGGCTCTGGAGCACTCAGCCCTGGCTATTAGTCACAGACTGGAGGTCAAG TACATAGACTCTGCAAATTTGGAGCCGAGCACTCTGCAGGAGGAGCCAGTGAAGTACCACGAGGCGTggcagaagctctgcagctctga TGGCATCCTGGTTCCAGGAGGTTTTGGTGTCCGAGGCACTGAAGGAAAGATTCATGCCATCAGCTGGGCCAGAAAACAGAAGAAACCCTTTCTAG GCGTGTGTCTTGGAATGCAGTTGGCTGTCTGTGAATTTGCCAGAAATGTACTTGGCTGGGAAG ATGCCAATTCTACTGAATTTGACCCAGAATCCAAATATCCTGTG GTGATTGATATGCCAGAACACAACCCCGGCCAAATGGGCGGGACCATGAGACTGGGGAAGAGGCGGACTGTTTTCACCAACAGCAGCAATGTACTGC GtcgactttatggagatgcagatcacGTGGATGAACGGCACAGACATCGTTTTGAA GTCAATCCAGAGCTCAGGTGTTACTTTGAAGACAAAGGCTTCCATTTTGTAGGTCAAGATGTTGAAGGTGAAAGAATGGAGGTGGTGGAGCTGGACG ATCATCCATATTTTGTTGGGGTGCAGTACCATCCTGAGTTCACGTCTCGCCCCATCAAGCCGTCGCCCCCTTACCTCGGTTTGCTGTTAGCTGCTGCAGGAAAACTGCAGAGCTACTTGCAGAAGGGCTGCCGCCTGTCTCCACG tgaTGCGTACAGTGATGACAGCGGCAGCAGCACCCCGGACTCTGAGATATCGGAGTTAAAGCTACCTTCTATCACAAGCGATTGA